In Acomys russatus chromosome 26, mAcoRus1.1, whole genome shotgun sequence, a genomic segment contains:
- the LOC127209673 gene encoding LOW QUALITY PROTEIN: armadillo repeat-containing protein 10-like (The sequence of the model RefSeq protein was modified relative to this genomic sequence to represent the inferred CDS: substituted 1 base at 1 genomic stop codon) yields the protein MTITARSMVTVGRHDAEAAAERTYILIRKHKQAKLVLGGGACNCIYLLTQGLRRGGCCLCPSWSAEDLTDGSYDDVLNTEQLEKLLHLLEXTGDPLITEKALFTLGNNAAFSANQGITCELGGIPIVGNKINFLNLSIKEKALNARNNLSVNVENQAKIQIHVHQVCKDLFADPLDSAVQLAGLTTLLTNTTITSDYQHLLSSYIDSLLHLLLSGHGRTKGQVLKWLLNLSENPPMTEGLLLSQVDSSFLSLYDGQIAKEILLLAFILFQNINNCLKVKGGLANQLPLAKGSLFFLFYGEECAQKIRALTCHLDVDVKEKALAMKPKF from the exons ATGACCATCACGGCAAGGAGCATGGTGACAGTCGGCAGGCATGATGCTGAGGCAGCAGCGGAGAGAACGTACATCTTGATCCGTAAACACAAG CAAGCGAAACTGGTCCTTGGTGGCGGCGCCTGCAACTGCATCTACTTGCTGACTCAGGGACTGCGGCGAGGAGGGTGCTGCTTGTGCCCTTCGTGGTCTGCAGAAGACTTAACAGATGGTTCCTATGATGATGTCTTAAATACTGAACAACTTGAGAAACTTCTACACCTGCTGGAGTAAACTGGTGATCCTCTAATTACTGAAAAAGCCTTGTTCACCTTGGGAAATAATGCAGCCTTCTCAGCCAACCAAGGCATTACTTGTGAGTTGGGTGGCATCCCAATCGTTGGAAACAAAATCAACTTTCTGAACCTCAGTATTAAAGAGAAAGCTTTAAACGCTCGAAATAACCTGAGTGTGAATGTCGAAAATCAGGCTAAGATACAGATACACGTCCATCAAGTTTGCAAGGACCTCTTTGCTGATCCCCTGGACTCTGCTGTGCAGCTGGCCGGACTGACGACACTCTTAACAAACACGACCATCACCAGTGACTACCAGCACCTGCTCAGCAGCTACATTGACAGCCTGCTCCACCTGCTACTTAGTGGGCACGGGCGCACCAAGGGTCAGGTTTTGAAGTGGCTTTTGAATTTGTCTGAGAACCCACCCATGACAGAAGGATTACTTCTGTCCCAGGTggattcttcatttctttctctttatgatGGCCAAATAGCAAAAGAGATTCTTCTTCTGGCATTTATACTGTTTCAGAATATAAACAATTGCCTCAAAGTGAAAGGTGGGTTAGCTAACCAGCTTCCTTTGGCTAAAGGGTCATTGTTTTTCCTGTTCTATGGAGAAGAATGTGCCCAGAAGATAAGAGCTCTAACTTGCCATCTTGATGTGGATGTGAAAGAGAAGGCTTTAGCAATGAAGCCGAAATTCTGA